A region of Polyodon spathula isolate WHYD16114869_AA chromosome 4, ASM1765450v1, whole genome shotgun sequence DNA encodes the following proteins:
- the LOC121314850 gene encoding teashirt homolog 1-like, translated as MTRRKQQVPRRSAAYVPEEELKAAEIDEDDGLSLDAQDNEYICNEEEEIKDAPSYQNSPLSTVTNQDAGYGSPLSDTSDRLADFKSISSKDGHDKEEAMDNGLTIQDSLAQMKAVYANLISDSSWSSITVDIMKAKPVSASTSSNGSSHNGSNNTSNGGGLTYDWHQAALAKTLQHTPYNLLPEPSLFSTVQLYRQNSKLYGSVFTGASKFRCKDCSAAYDTLVGLTVHMNDTGHYRDDNKDKEADGRKKWSKPRKRSLMEMEGKEDAQKVLKCMYCGHSFESLQDLSVHMIKTKHYQKVPLKEPVPALTKLVPSTKKRALQDFVSPCSPESVSSTPGVPVGEPTKDQKTANPYVTPNNRYGYQNGASYTWQFEARKAQILKCMECGSSHDTLQQLTAHMMVTGHFIKVTNSASKKGKQLVFDPVVEEKIQSIPLPPTTTRLPLPNIKSQSDSPAHSSNSEERREPEDEPMEVREPEKKIKEEPDEKFETNTPYKYLREEDLEETPKGGLDILKSLENTVSSAISKAQTGAPTWGGYPSIHAAYQLQGSVKSVQSTVQSVQVQPSFNNNMKALSSEHTALIHSPGSTSPPLHKSNVSAMEELVEKVTGKITVNKEEKAVEKCKPVLIKPLSLTSKENKDLPKPDDHSSKPTKKNNIAEAEPPKAHKEGQLDNHIKNGTKALKSPVSNGCNSFAIITDHSPEQPFVNPLSALQSIMNTHLGKAAKPVSPTLDPLAMLYKISNSVLEKPIYPTTQVKQADPINRYYYESNDQPIDLTKSKNNNSNNINSSSRPIISSLSESISSPLRENALMDISDMVKNLTGRLTPKSSTPSSVSEKSDADGSNFEDALEELSPVQKRKGRQSNWNPQHLLILQAQFASSLRETPEGKYVMTDLGPQERVHICKFTGLSMTTISHWLANVKYQLRRTGGTKFIKNIDSGHPIFLCNDCASQFRTPSTYINHLESHLGFSLKDLSKLSLDHTREQQTVSKVITEKTLGSHGFSEEDSGSLFQCKLCNRTFASKHAVKLHLSKTHGKSPEDHLVYVNELDKFEKK; from the coding sequence CATATGTGCCTGAGGAGGAGCTGAAGGCAGCAGAAATTGATGAGGATGATGGACTGTCTTTAGACGCCCAGGACAATGAATACATATGCAATGAGGAAGAAGAAATCAAGGATGCGCCAAGCTATCAAAACTCCCCCCTCAGTACCGTGACCAATCAAGATGCAGGGTACGGGTCTCCCCTTAGTGACACCAGTGACAGACTGGCAGACTTTAAGAGTATTTCCTCAAAAGATGGCCATGACAAGGAGGAAGCCATGGACAATGGCCTCACCATCCAAGACAGCTTAGCTCAAATGAAAGCTGTCTATGCAAATTTGATCTCTGATTCCTCTTGGTCCAGTATTACTGTGGATATAATGAAAGCCAAGCCAGTGAGTGCCAGCACCAGCAGTAATGGTAGCAGCCACAATGGAAGCAACAACACAAGCAATGGAGGAGGGTTAACCTATGACTGGCATCAAGCTGCTTTAGCCAAAACCTTGCAGCACACCCCTTATAATTTACTTCCTGAGCCAAGCCTATTCAGTACAGTGCAGCTTTACAGGCAGAACAGTAAATTGTATGGATCAGTGTTCACTGGCGCCAGTAAATTTCGATGCAAGGACTGCAGTGCAGCTTATGACACACTTGTGGGGCTGACGGTACACATGAACGATACTGGCCATTACCGGGATGACAACAAAGACAAGGAGGCTGACGGCCGTAAGAAATGGTCGAAGCCGAGAAAGCGGTCCTTGATGGAGATGGAAGGCAAGGAGGATGCACAAAAAGTGCTAAAGTGCATGTACTGCGGGCACTCCTTTGAGTCTTTGCAAGACCTGAGTGTACACAtgatcaaaacaaaacattaccagAAAGTGCCTCTTAAAGAACCAGTGCCAGCTCTCACCAAACTGGTTCCTTCTACCAAAAAACGAGCACTTCAAGACTTTGTCTCCCCCTGCTCTCCAGAGTCTGTAAGCAGCACACCAGGTGTCCCTGTGGGTGAGCCCACAAaagatcagaaaactgcaaaccCGTATGTAACTCCCAACAACCGGTACGGCTATCAGAATGGTGCCAGTTATACTTGGCAGTTTGAGGCCAGGAAGGCACAGATACTGAAATGCATGGAGTGTGGAAGCTCCCATGATACTTTGCAGCAGCTTACAGCTCATATGATGGTCACCGGCCATTTCATTAAGGTGACCAACTCAGCCTCTAAAAAGGGGAAACAGCTGGTCTTTGACCCAGTGGTAGAAGAAAAGATTCAGTCCATTCCTTTGCCACCCACTACTACACGGCTGCCGTTGCCCAATATCAAATCACAGTCAGATTCTCCAGCTCATTCATCAAATTCTGAGGAAAGGAGAGAACCAGAAGATGAACCAATGGAAGTCAGGGAACCAGAGAAGAAAATCAAAGAGGAGCCTGATGAGAAGTTTGAGACAAACACGCCATATAAATATCTCCGTGAAGAGGACCTGGAAGAAACCCCAAAAGGTGGGCTAGATATCCTGAAATCCCTGGAGAACACAGTCTCAAGTGCAATCAGCAAGGCCCAAACTGGAGCCCCAACATGGGGAGGGTATCCTAGCATTCATGCAGCATACCAGCTCCAAGGGTCAGTGAAGTCTGTCCAGTCCACAGTGCAGAGCGTCCAAGTGCAGCCCTCTTTCAATAATAACATGAAAGCACTGTCCTCAGAACACACTGCACTGATCCATTCCCCTGGTAGCACATCCCCACCCCTCCACAAGAGTAATGTCTCTGCCATGGAGGAGCTAGTGGAGAAGGTGACAGGGAAAATAACTGTGAATAAAGAAGAGAAGGCTGTGGAAAAATGTAAGCCCGTCCTGATAAAACCCTTATCTCTGACCTCTAAAGAGAACAAGGACTTGCCTAAGCCTGACGACCACAGCAGCAAGccaacaaaaaagaacaacatcGCAGAGGCAGAGCCCCCAAAGGCACATAAAGAGGGCCAGCTGGATAATCACATCAAAAATGGCACTAAGGCCCTGAAATCCCCAGTCAGTAATGGTTGTAACAGTTTTGCAATCATTACAGACCATTCACCAGAGCAGCCTTTTGTGAATCCCCTAAGCGCATTGCAATCTATTATGAACACCCATTTAGGTAAAGCAGCAAAACCAGTAAGCCCCACCTTGGATCCCTTGGCTATGTTGTACAAAATTAGCAATAGCGTGTTAGAGAAGCCCATCTATCCCACAACTCAGGTCAAGCAAGCCGATCCCATCAACAGGTACTACTATGAAAGTAATGACCAGCCGATCGACTTGACAAAATCCAAGAACAACAACAGTAACAACATCAACAGTAGCAGTAGGCCCATTATTTCCAGCCTGTCAGAATCAATTTCATCCCCTCTGAGGGAGAATGCACTGATGGACATTTCAGACATGGTGAAAAACCTCACCGGACGCTTGACGCCAAAGTCGTCCACACCGTCATCTGTATCGGAAAAGTCTGACGCTGATGGGAGCAACTTTGAGGATGCCTTAGAGGAGCTTTCCCCCGTCCAAAAACGGAAGGGCCGGCAGTCGAACTGGAACCCACAGCATCTCCTCATTCTTCAGGCCCAGTTTGCCTCTAGCCTGAGGGAGACCCCAGAGGGCAAATACGTAATGACAGACCTGGGCCCACAGGAGCGGGTCCACATCTGCAAGTTTACTGGTCTCTCCATGACCACCATCAGCCATTGGTTGGCCAACGTAAAGTATCAGTTGAGGAGGACAGGTGGAACCAAATTCATAAAGAATATAGACTCAGGTCACCCAATCTTCCTCTGCAACGATTGTGCCTCTCAGTTCAGGACTCCTTCCACCTATATTAACCACTTAGAGTCTCACTTAGGCTTCAGCTTGAAGGACCTCTCCAAACTGTCGTTGGACCATACCCGGGAGCAGCAGACTGTTTCAAAGGTCATAACTGAAAAGACGCTTGGCTCACATGGGTTTTCTGAAGAGGATTCAGGCTCTTTATTCCAGTGTAAGCTGTGCAACCGGACTTTCGCCAGTAAGCATGCAGTCAAACTGCACCTCAGCAAAACACATGGCAAGTCACCCGAGGACCATCTGGTGTATGTAAATGAACTggataaatttgaaaaaaagtag